TCGGACAGCGCCGTTACATGATCGTGGGTCAGCTCCCAGGTTTCATCGGTATAGAGGTTCTTCTGGGTGCCCAGGTAACCGTCGAACATTCGATGCGGGCTGACCGCCGGATTGACCAGCAGCGCCTTGAGGCCATGGCGTTCGGCAAGATGGGTTGCATAGTAGCCGCCGAGCGAGCTGCCGACCAGCAGTGGGCTGCCCAGTTCTGCGATGGCTGCCTCCAATTGAGGAATCGCCTGACGCGGGTGGTGATGCAGCGCCGGGACACGCAACCGGTCGGACAGGCCGAGGTTATCCATCACGGTTATCAACTGGCTGGCCTTGTTGGAGGCCGGCGCGCTGTTGAAACCGTGGATATACAGGATCGAAGCCGACATGCCGGGCTCTCCGTGCTTGCGCTAAAACGCGCAGTTTACAGGGATCGGGGCGGTGTGAGCACCCGATCATCCAACCACCTCCCACAGTTTCTGTTCAGTGTTTGCAGCCGTTAATAGCCGTTGCTGCCGTAATCGACGCTGAAGGCGAATCCCTTGACCCGCTCCACGCCGGTCTCCAACCGTCCGTCGGCATGCAAACGCAACCAGCGATAGCCCGGTGCCTGTTCGCTGACCTTGAAATCCTCGCTATCGGGCGCGAATTGAATACACGTGGAAGGCGACGCCAGCAGGCGCACGCCGTTGCGCTCGCGATCGATTTCCTGATGCACATGACCCCAGAGCAGCGCCTTGACCTGGGGGAAGCGGTCCAGCACGGCGAACAACGCCTCGGGATTGCGCAGGCCGATGGGGTCCATCCATGCACAGCCGATCGACACCGGATGGTGGTGGAAGCACACCAGGTGATGACGGTTCGGTGTCTCGCTCAGGGCCTGAGCGAGCAATTGCAGCTGTTGGTCCTGCAGGTAGCCGGGCACGGAACCGGGAACGGCAGAGTCAAGCAGGGTAATGCGCCAGTTGCCAACATCCACCACCGGCTCGAGCAAATCGCTGTGCACGGCAGCCTGAACCATGATCTGCGGCTCGTCGTGGTTGCCGGGAATCCAGCGCGTGGGAGCGCCGATGCTCGCGGTCAGGGCACGAAACTGTTGATACGACTCCAGCGTACCGTCTTGGGACAAATCCCCCGTGGCCAGCACCAGGTCGATAGTCGGCTGCTGCTCGCGCACCAATTCAATCACCCGTTGCAGGCTCTGGCGGGTATTCATACCCAGCAGCGTCGTGTCGCCTTCGGCAAACAGGTGGCTGTCGGATAGTTGTACCAGCAACGCCGAAGCGTCGGGGCTCACGGTGGATACGCTCGGCAAGGCGCTCTCCCAAGGCAATCACAGGAATGGACGGTTGACGCGATTATGCTGGGCAGGCCACAAAGAGGAAACCTGGGGAAGCAGACACAGTTCACATCTATCGCACGACTTCGAACTCGTGCCCCAGGGCCAGGCAATGGCTCAACCACTCACCCAGGAACACATTGAGCTGGGCTTTTTCATCAGGCTGGTGCATGAACACGTTCGGGTAAGGATAGATGCTGCGAAAGCGCCGCGCATGTTCGGCGCTGATGACTTCGGCCATACGCGCGTCGTGGTACACCTGCACTTCCAGTTGCGGCACCGGCAACCACGGCAGGCTGTGCTCCTGGCGTATGCGCAGGGTGGTGGTGTACGGGCAGTTGACGATGACTTCCAGGGCCAGCACACCGAGCATCTGGTCACCATGGGTCACGCCGATGCGCCGCGCCTCGGGGGCGTGGCGCATGTCGGGGAGCAAGCGCATCAGCCGCGCATAATTGGCCTCGCAGGCGGCTTGCAGCCCGATCAGGTCGACGCGATAACGTTCCCGTG
The sequence above is drawn from the Pseudomonas quebecensis genome and encodes:
- a CDS encoding YqiA/YcfP family alpha/beta fold hydrolase → MSASILYIHGFNSAPASNKASQLITVMDNLGLSDRLRVPALHHHPRQAIPQLEAAIAELGSPLLVGSSLGGYYATHLAERHGLKALLVNPAVSPHRMFDGYLGTQKNLYTDETWELTHDHVTALSELEVPAPQDPTRYQVWLQTGDETLDYRLAQQYYRACALRIQAGGDHGYQGFARQLPALLGFAGIGADQYQSFDFSAL
- the cpdA gene encoding 3',5'-cyclic-AMP phosphodiesterase, whose product is MPSVSTVSPDASALLVQLSDSHLFAEGDTTLLGMNTRQSLQRVIELVREQQPTIDLVLATGDLSQDGTLESYQQFRALTASIGAPTRWIPGNHDEPQIMVQAAVHSDLLEPVVDVGNWRITLLDSAVPGSVPGYLQDQQLQLLAQALSETPNRHHLVCFHHHPVSIGCAWMDPIGLRNPEALFAVLDRFPQVKALLWGHVHQEIDRERNGVRLLASPSTCIQFAPDSEDFKVSEQAPGYRWLRLHADGRLETGVERVKGFAFSVDYGSNGY
- a CDS encoding DUF1249 domain-containing protein, whose translation is MAVKARERYRVDLIGLQAACEANYARLMRLLPDMRHAPEARRIGVTHGDQMLGVLALEVIVNCPYTTTLRIRQEHSLPWLPVPQLEVQVYHDARMAEVISAEHARRFRSIYPYPNVFMHQPDEKAQLNVFLGEWLSHCLALGHEFEVVR